From Numida meleagris isolate 19003 breed g44 Domestic line chromosome 4, NumMel1.0, whole genome shotgun sequence, the proteins below share one genomic window:
- the LOC110397966 gene encoding interleukin-8-like encodes MRVLAWSGTGAATLPWMLLVVVVVMMSMSQAAILEVNGNLSCRCVKTTSDYINPKRYDSIEIRPVGSACGRTEIIIKLKSSAKVCVNPDAPWVKKLLKRIAGMKKR; translated from the exons ATGCGAGTACTGGCGTGGAGTGGGACAGGAGCTGCTACGCTCCCATggatgctgctggtggtggtggtggtgatgatgtCGATGTCCCAAGCAG ccATCCTGGAAGTAAACGGAAACCTGAGCTGTAGGTGCGTAAAGACAACTTCAGACTACATCAATCCAAAGAGATATGACAGCATTGAGATAAGGCCTGTGGGAAGTGCCTGCGGGCGCACAGAAATCAT TATTAAACTGAAATCTTCAGCAAAAGTGTGTGTGAACCCTGATGCCCCTTGGGTAAAGAAACTGCTGAAGCGCATTGCCGGCAT gaagaaaagataa
- the LOC110397965 gene encoding C-X-C motif chemokine 13-like has protein sequence MAAQAALLLGLLLVVLCPGDAAILEANGNLNCRCAKTTSAFIPLRKYESVEVRPVGSSCRRLEVLIKLKTLERICVDPNTPWVRKLLQDLPKLRKKAAPH, from the exons atggcagcacaggcagccctgctgctggggctgctgctggtggtccTGTGCCCTGGGGATGCAG CCATCCTGGAAGCCAACGGCAACCTGAACTGCCGCTGCGCCAAGACCACCTCTGCCTTCATTCCCTTGCGCAAGTATGAGAGCGTTGAGGTGCGGCCGGTGGGGAGCAGTTGCCGGCGCCTGGAGGTGCT GATTAAACTAAAGACCCTCGAGAGGATCTGTGTGGATCCCAACACCCCTTGGGTTAGGAAGCTCCTGCAGGACCTCCCGAAGCT gaggaagaaagctgCTCCCCACTGA